The DNA region tgaccccatttgcctgcatttggcccatatccctctaaacgtttcctatccatgtatctgtccaaataccttttaaaagTTGTCAATgtccttgcctcaaccacttcctgtggcagtccattccacatatgtatcaccctctgtgtaaaaaagatgctcctcaggttcccattaattcttcccctcttaacttaaacctatgccctctcattcttgattccccaaccccgggaaaaagactgagtatgttcaccctatccatgcctctcatgatcttatacacctcgataagatcacccctcagtgtcctacgctccaaagaaaaaagtctagTGTATCCAATCTTtctctataactcagtcccttgagtcctggcaacatccttgtaaatctcttctgcactccttccactttaataacatctttcctatagcaaggcaaccaaaaccgaacacaatattccagctgcggcctcaccaacttcctgtacaactgcaacataacttcctaaCTTCTGTAcccaatgccccgactgatgaaggccagcatgccaaaaacctttttcacttccctacctacctgtgactctacttttagagaaccgtgcacttGAACTCCAAGTTCCCTCTGTTCCTCGATACTCCCTCAGGTCCAGCCATTCACCGTGAAAGCCCAAccctgatttgactttccaaaatgcaacacctcacacttatctgtattgaactccatttgccatttctcggcccacttccccagctgatcaagatcctgctgcaatttttgataaccttcctcactgtctgcaataccacctattttagtgtcatctgctgacacatcagtgaattcacactggggagaggccatttacctgttaTGTCTGTAGGAAGGGAttaactcagtcatcccacctgctcagacaccagcgagttcacaagtggttacaggggttggattctgctttactgctgctgttaattacatccaggattgaaccatgttcattcatcTGAgtcatcagtgcagacttgatgggctgaagagcctctttctgcactgtagagattatgAGTTCTTAAAATTCTGTAGGGAATTAAACATAATTTTACGATTTCTGATTTCTGTACATCTGGAGAGAAATTCCACTCCTTTGTGAGCATTTTGATTGATTTGCTGACTTGCAATAATGTTTTAAATTCATTATTCACTTTAAGCCagtgaggaaagaatgttccacagcaaCTTGAATTGTCTATTCTCAGTTTCTGAgctgtactgactgtgatgagattttaaactccttttacaggatattaaaaggggaggatttgcCAATAGAAATCTCAAAAATTCACATCAagctctgacagagtcactcattaGGACGGGGAAACCATTGCCTGTTTCACCATCAGAGTGTCAGGAAATGCACCgagacacagacacccacaccatgggaaaaccgtggaaatgtggggattgtggaaagggattcagattcCCGTCTGTGCTGGAAacacatcaacgcagtcacactggggagagaccgttcacctgctccgtgtgtgggaaaggattcagtgatttatctactctgctgaaacaccagcgagttcacactggggagagactgttcacctgttccaattgtgggaagggattcactcagtcatcccatctgctgacacaccagcgagttcacactggagagaagccattcacctgctccgtgtgtgggaaaggattcggagATTCCTccagtctgctgagacaccagagagttcacactggggataaaccattcacctgctccaattgtgggaagggattcactcagtcatcccatctgctgagacaccagcgagttcacactggggagagaccattcacctgctcagagtgtgagaagggattccgTGATTTATcaaccctgcggagacaccagcgagttcacactggggagagacgatttacctgctctgactgtggggagggattcactcggccaTCCacgctgctgacacaccagcaagttcacgagtgatgacaggggttggattctgctgttattgctgctgttaatcacatccaggactgaaccatgttcattctaacagttggtgaagtgggagggtcggagggtttcttgctGTTGGACTGACCGGTCTCTCAATTTTCATTCCAGTGGCTGGTTCCCTTTGAGCgagggcacatttccactgaaatgatccacaaaagcaggTGTCAgatgagactgagatgaggaaaaaattcttcaaagggtagtgaacttgtggaattgtctaccacagaaggctgtggaatcccaatcactgaatatattcaaggaagagatagattttttttagattttaatggcttcaGGTGGTATGgggagaatatggcattgagatcgaggatcagccatgatcatgttgaatggtggagcagacttgaatggcctgctcctagtttctatcgaGTACATTAATTTtaccctggatagtaaatagtctttttcctaccactacagatGTCTTGTCTTTTATCCGTCCTCGTTCTGAGGGTTGGCCGCGCTCTGGACAATCTTTCTCCACTGCCTGTCCCATCGAGAGGCCGGTCCACATTCTGATATTATCCACCCGTCTCGGGCCTTCCTTGCACACATTTTCCAGGTGTTTGTCTTGCATTACCTCTTTCCAAATACTCTCTCCCTTTTCACAACACCTGTCCAAAATAGGTGAGCTTCCGGGATGTGAGAGCCTCAGACAGGTTCCGGTGAACACCAGCTTTCTCCAGCACCCACTCATTCACCCACTTTGCCGTCCGTGACACACGGAATATCCGTCTGAGTCCTTTCATTTCAAACACTTTTATTGGAACCTCGTcactcttagaatcttagaagccctacagcacagaaagaggccattcggcccatctagtctgtaccgaccacaatcccacccaggccctacccccatatccccccgctaatccctctaacctacgcatcccaggacactaaggggcaatttttagcatggccaatcaacctaacccgcacatctttggactgtgggaggaaaccggagcacccagaggaaacccacgcagacacgaggagaatgtacaaactccacacagacagtgacccaagccgggattcgaacccaagtccctggagctgtgaagcagcagtcataaccactgtgccactggtctCGATGGTCCAGCTTTCACAGACGCACATTGTCACTGGCCACACAAGGACTTTCAGGAGATGAGTATTCATTGTAACCGAGATGCTGGGGCTGCTCCATACTGTTTTCACTGAGATTACAACACCATGAACCTTAAGCCTGGCCTGAATTTATTGATAGATTCTGTATCTATCACTACAGGTAGTTCTCAGATAAATACAttagtctctgttccattgagtctccAGCACAGGGTCGGGCCAGTCAGCTCTTTTGGTCTGTCAATAATTTGGTCCACATCAGCCTCCACCTACCCCACTGCATCTCCTCCCGATCAGTATATCCTTCTCTTTTTCCCTCATGTGTGTATCTAACTTTcctttcaatgtattcatgctgttcacctcaaccactcaccaTCGACCAAGTTCCATATTCTCTGTGATTTGGGGTCAATAATGAATTGCCCTTCTTTTTAACATCAGAATTTGGATCAAATTAAACAATCAAATTAAATGAATGgcgggggggttcgggggggggggagtcctttAAAGGGACAAAAACTAAACCGTGAATGAAAAGTTAAAAACTTAAAACTATGATGTGGTTCTGGTGAGAAATGAAGAACTCCAGCCCCCGCAGTGCCCACGGAAGATCTTGTGTTGGTcggcaccacatgctccctctcggTCACAAAcatgggctggcacagtggttagcactgctgtctcacagctccagggacccgggttcaattgcagccttgggtgattgtgtggagtttgcacattctccccatgtctgcatgggtttcctctgggtagtgTCACAGTAGGTTTACATGAGCACTGTAATGAAGACACTGTGAaactctcctagtcgccacactctggtgcctgttcgggtacactgagggagaatttagcactggacCCAGTTAGGTTaggtgccaatgcacctaaccagcacgtcctttagactgtgggaggtaaccggagcacccggaggaaacccacacagacacggggagaacctagactgtgacccaagctgggaatcaaacccaggtccctggcactgtgaggcagctaactgctgtgccaccatgccaccaatgatCCAGGTGAATGTTAAATAAGAGACAGACCAGAATTATAATCCCTAAACTATTATAATGGTTTATTCAAAAAGAGTAAATAATACAAGAGAAATTAAAACAATGAGTCTCACTGCCTTCTGCCTGTCGGGGACCCTTCTAACGACAGCTGGTCTGGAGCTCGAGAGGTCCCGGCAACGTTCGTGATCCCGGTCCAAGGTGAAGACCAACGTACCCGGGTCGAAGCCCCGCCCCCCGTGTTTTACAGTGCGGCACAAACAACCTGACAGGAGATTTGGTCAATTCCCAGGCTTGGGAAACAATAGACAAACACAGCACTGGAAGGTCAGCTTGTTTCTGTAGCGCAGCTGCTTCTTTAGGTTCTCACAGCATGAATAAATGCTGAGTTGACTGGTGAATATCTTAACTCTTTACTTTCTATACATTCCACCCTGAGATTCAGCAGTTAACGCAGCAATCCCATCTGTACCTGTATAACTTCCTTCACAGCAATGACCTGTGTGAACAATGCACGCACTCTGTACCACAAGACAATTAAAATGAACAACAAAAGGGTACAAAGTAGCAGTATGACAACAGGATGTAACATTAAAGTAAAAACAGCAGATGGTTTGGGTGACCATACATTAAAAACATCCCACCAaaggtgaaaactgaggcaattaAGTTCATCCGATGTTTGGTGAAGTTTGCCTTCAGCATAGGTCATTTCCACACTCTGCCTAAGAAGATGTTGCCTGTCTTGACTTAGGTGTGCAGAAACGTGTGTATTTTGTTCAATAAACCTGCATAATTTATTAAGTTCAATTGAAGGCAGATGCACAATACCGTGGGTGTGTCTATATCAAATAATATGTTCTATTAGTATGTACATCAAATATGTCCCATGCATCTTTCCAACATTGGTTTACAGGGGGTTCAAGCTGTCTGGCATTCAGATGTACATTGTGAGTGCTGGTAATGCAGAcatagtttttttaaattatttatggagtcacatgtgggccagaccagttaaggacggcagatttccttcccgaaaggacattgtgaatcagatgtttttttttctgacaatcgacaatggtttcatggtcatcaggagattcttatttccagatctttttcattaaatttcactatctgctgtggtgggatttgaacctgggtccccagaacattagctgagttctgaatgagtaatctagcgataatatcacgaggccatcgcctccccaccaaACTTGTCCAAATTCATGCATAATAGTATCATTAACTGGCGATAATTCCTATTGACATTGGCCATGACTCAGCTGTAAGGTACAAGCTTCATGTATGAGGAGTTATGTAGAGGACATACCACCACAAAAGGCCATTGGCTACAATCCGCCACATTGAGCACGGATGCCTGGACAGTGACGTTATACAAATAATATTTCTGTCCTTCTGCACAAGTACATTTGTTTTGAGTGCATATTTTACTGGATGCCTTCCATCCCCCATGCAGCGGGAGTGAACGCAGCTTAGGAGGTACAAGCCAAGCATGTCCAGCAGCAATTATTTCCCCTTTTCTGTGGGGTTTGGTTTGAGATATGTACCCACACCTTGCCACCCTTACATACAGGTGTGTCATATTCCCTGTCTGGAGGAAGAATTGAAGGGACAGGTTGTTTTATCATCTGACTCAcggggtttcatagaatccctacagtgcagaaggaggccattcggcccatccaatctgcaccgaccacaatcccacccaggccctacccccataaccatacttatttaccctataacaccctgacactaaagggcaatttatcatggccaatcaacctaacccacatctttggagtgtggaaggaaaccggagcacttggatgaaacccacgcagacacggggagaatgtgcaaactccacacagacggtgacacaagccaggagtcaaatccaggtccctggtgctgtgaggctgcagtgctaaccactgtgccgccgtgccacccctccTTTTTGTGGCCTATTATTCAAATTATGTAAGGCCTTTGCCACTCTTTGAGTGTGTGGTCAAGCTTGATTTGTTGTTTCAATAGCCCATTCATGTGTTCAATCAGGCCAGGCTCGGGGATGTGCAATACCCAATGtattccattcattgactcctGTGTGATACAAATGTCGTCCCAACTTGATTTTTACACGGTGAGATCTTATTCCTTCGCACCTTATCACATTATTATTCTTgatcactcgagctctgatttttcactggccatgctaggGTAGGTTTATAACCattcattagaatctactctcgtttttcagtccagtgctacttggagtataccatCACTTCAGTGACTATCGGGTcatagtccctcacagttctcatcacaaatttatgataaattaatttaaacaatgcctgagaacgcttcttaacttcttaatcaactacctaccactgtttgttgattggtcggaCCCCCTTTTCACAGATTCGggtatctcagccactgaacaccagccggtcctggaataagtttaattctaactcaatgaggaaatattctcaccaggtcctctgtcagggcactgctaagcagctttaatggtccatgattgcagaaactgagctgtagtcaaatttgattgagttttttgaaggggtaactaagaagatagatgagggcagtgcagttgatgttgtcaacatgaactttagcaagatctctgacaaagtaccgcatggtaggttgttgcataaggttaaaatctcacggaatccagggtgaggtatctaaatggatacaaaattggcttcttgacagaagccagagggtggttgtagagggttgtttttcaaactggaggcctgtgaccagcagtgtgcctcagggatcagtactgggcccactgttacttgtcatttatattaatgatttggatgagaatataggaggcacggttagtaagtttgcagatgacaccaagattggtggcatagtggacagtgaagaaagttatctccgattgcaacgggatcttgattaattgggccagtgggctgacgaatggcagatggagtttaattgagacaaacgcgaggtgatgcattttggtagattgagctagggcaggacttactcagttaatggcagggcgttggggagtaacagaacaaacagatcgaggggtacaggttcatagctccttgaaagtggagtcacaggtggacagaatggtgaagaaggcattcggcatgcttggtttcatcggtcagaacattgaatacaggagttgggacgtcttgttgaagttgtacaagacattggtaaagccacactcgGAAtagagtgtgcagttctggtcatcctattatagaaagggtattattaaactagaaatagtgcagaaaagatttgtagGATGCAACTGGgactggatggtttgagttataaggagaggctggatagactgggacttttttctctggagcgcaggaggctgaggggtgaccttatagaggtctataaaataatgaggggcatagatgaggtagatagtcaatatcttttcccaaaagtaggggagtctaaaactagaaggcataggtttaaggtgagaggggagagatacaaaagtgtcgaaaggggcaattttttcacacagagggtggtgagtgtctggaacaagctgccagagatagcagtagaggcgggtacaattttgtctcttaaaaaggttttagatagttacatgaataagatgggtatagagggatatgggccaaatgcaggcaattgggattagttaaggggtttaaaaaaaaaggcagcatggacaagttgggctgatgggcctatttccatgctgtaaacctctatgactccatagtccagtcccataatgcctcacattcaaagtACAGTCCATCAATGATAatggaatatgtggctgtatgtagctgcctcggccatggtcaaccccaacactgccttcctgaactgctacaatgcctgaggtataggtgacccaaagtgctgttaggcagggaggtCCAgcgacacattccagactttcactagaatgtaagtgggttccagattgatatattccattcaaccacacccaaggtaaGTTATTCCAATTCCGTTATTGTCCAGGACCACATATTTACAatctctttaaaacagaaattaaacattcccatttgatttcagacagtaacatattctgttggattgatctttgtcaatgtcaggctggggttgttccccttggagcaaaggaggttgaggggagatttgatagaggtggacaagattctgacaggtttagataaggtggacaaagaaaagctgttcccattagctgatgggacaaggatgacaagcaaatttaaagttttgggtgggatcatagaatcagagaaaccctacagtgcagaaagaagccattcggcccatcgagtctgcaccgacaacaatcccacccaggccctacccccatatccctacacatttacccgctaatccctctaacctacgcatatcaggactctcaggggcaattttcagcatgcccaatcaacctaacccgcacatttttggactgtgggaggaaacccgagcacctggaggaaacccacgcagacacaaggagaatgtgcaaactccacacagacagtgacccaagccaggaatagaacccaggtccctggagctgtgaaggagcagtgctaaccactgtgctaccgtgctgcccatgtgaggaataatattttgatgcagtgaatgctAATgacgtggaactcgctgcctacgagggtggaggaagtggagacaataaacaattacaaagaaaattggatgggcattgggggggtttcaaacagaaatcctgactaaatatctctgaactgcctaacaccctgtcactctgtgatccgtgtgaaatttgaaaccaggtattcacaacaagactcaaagagcatcagccattggaagcaaagttgtgagaccggccagtccagcagaaagaaaccctccgaccctccccattgaccaatataattgagagcagaaacaataacagcagaatcgaccactggaatcactcgtgaactcgctggtgtctcaacagctgggatgaaagactgaatctcttttcacacacagagcagctgaacggtctctccccagtgtgaacttgttggtgtttctgctggctggatgaatcactgaaccgcttcccacagagagcaggtgaatggcttctccccaatgtgaacttgctggtgtgtccacaggctagatgaagctctgaatcccgtcccacactgagggcaggtgaatggcctctccccagtgtgaactcgctggtgcctccgcaggtgggatgactgagtgaatcccttcccacactgagagcaggtgaacggcctctccccagtgtgaactcgctggtgtgtcagcaggctggatgaagctctgaatcccttcccacactgagagcaggtgaacggtctctccccagtgtgaacttgccggTGCTTCCACaagctggatgaccgagtgaatccctttccacactgagagcaggtgaacggtctctccccagtgtgaactcgctggtgtgtcagcaggctcgatgaagctctgaatcccttcccacactgagagcaggtgaacggtctctccccagtgtgaacgtgctggtgtgtccgcaggctggatgaccgagtgaattccttcccacactgagtgcaggtgaacggtctctccccagtgtgaactcgctggtgtgtccgcaggctggatgaagctctgaatccatccccacactgagagcaggtgaaggccctctccctggtgtgaactcgctggtgtctccgcaggctggatgaccgagtgaattccttcccacactgagagcaggtgaatggcctctcccccgtgtgaactcgctggtgtatcagcaggctggatgacagagtgaatcccttcccacactgagagcaggtgaacggcctctccgcagtgtgaactcgctggtgtgtccacaggctggatgaagctctgaatccatccccacactgagagcaggtgaacggcctctccccagtgtgaactcgctggtgtgtccgcaggttggaaaactgactgaatcccttcccacactgagagcaggtgaacggtctctccccagtgtgaacgcgctggtgtttctgcaaggTGGCTAacagagcgaatcccttcccacactgagagcaggtgaacggcctctccccagtgtgactgcgccgatgagcttccagctctgatggggctctgtatctcttcccacagtccccacatttccatggtttctccatggtgcaggtgtccttacctctctcttgggtggacaatgagttgaagccttgtccacacacaggacACTGGTACAGTCtttcctcactgtgaatggtgtgatatttattcaggctgtgtaactagttaaagctctttagtcagtacattggacactctcactcgagtgtggctgtgtgttggtgcttttccagtcacactgatgtttgaattttttttcaaatcaacagactggacaatcatttctccttctagattcaaaggctgatgatattcagctcccaaggaatgtgactctgtcagatctagacgtgacatttgagatttcagcctgtggttcctctttcaatatcctgtaaaatgagttagaAATAGaagtagaaattcagaacagacaattctagtttctatggaacattctttcctctctcattccccaaaagctgtaaatctccatcccacacactctccctccattctcactctgctgtatctaatattcaccctcccaattctcctgaaggtgctgattgaggctgattgacagatccatgctcactgcttcctgtccaccacacacaaatcataagaaacaggagctgcagttggccattcagcccatcgaactgcctcaaccattcattgagaattggctgatcgaCCTCACACTATTTGCACAGCGCCACTATTTCCCAAActatcatggaagttagtaagatagagggttatcggTAAGCCTCGGAGCTAGGGACATTTCGGCGtaacttgtgagccgaagggcctgtttgtgctgtagcttttctatgttctatgttctgtcccCCATGTTGCTCAATGCCTCAAAAGTtaccaatctctctcttgaaaatatttGATGAATGAGGGTCCACAGTCCTCTGGAGTGCAGAATTCAAAAACTTCACCACATCCTCCTCATCTTAACtttcactccattttcccacttgtTCTCCACAACGCTTGACTCCTTTATCAATGTAATATCCACCTAACTCATCCTCGAATATCTTCAATAACCCTCAGcttccactgatccctgtggaagaaAAATCCAAAGACTAATGATTCTAATAAGCAAGAGATGAAtaactggaaatatataatatatatactattcaggctgattgacagatccatgctcactgcttcctgtcctggatgtggagatgccggcgttggactcgggtaaacacaggaagaagtctcacaacaccaggttaaagtccaacaggtttatttggcagcacaagccactagctttcggagcgctgccccttcatcaggtgagtgggatttcagttcacaaacagggcatataaagacacaaactcaatttacaaaataatggttggaatgcgagtttttacaggtaatcaagtctgaaaggtacagacaatgtgagtggagagacgtttaagcacaggttaaagagatgtgtattgtctccagccaggacagttagtgagattttgcaagcccaggcaagtcgtgggggttacaaatagcatgacacgaacccaagatccaagttgaggccgtcctcatgtgtgcggaacttggctgtcagtctctgctcagcaactctgcgctgtcgtgtgtcgtgaaggctgccttggagaacgcttacccgaagatcagaagccgaatgcccgtgaccactgaagtgttcccaacaggaaaagaacactcttgtctggtgattgttgagcggtgttcattcatccgctgtcatagcgtctgcatggtctccccaatgtaccatgcctcgggacatcctttcctgcagcgtctcaggtagacaacgttggccgagttgcaagtgtatgtaccgtgtacctggtggatggtgttctcacgtgagatgatagcatctgtgtcgatgatccggcacgtcttgcagaggttgctgtggcagggttgtgtggtgtcatggtcactgttctcctgaaggctgggtagtttgttgcagaCAATAGtctttttgaggttgtgcggttatttgaagccaagtagtgggggtgtggggatggccttggcgagatgttggtcttcatcaatgacatgttgaaggctccggagaagatgtcgtagcttcttcgctccagggaagtactggacgacaaagggtactctgtcctcctgtccagtgtttgtcttctgagaaggtcagTTTTTCGCcatggcgcatcggaactgtcgatcgatgagtcgagcgccatatcctgttcttatgagggcatctttcagcgtctggaggtgtctgttgcgatcctcctcatctgagcagatcctgtgtatacggagggcttgtccgtaagggatggcttctttaacgtgtttagggtggaagctgaagaagtggagcatcgtgagattatccgtgggcttgcggtacagtgaagtgctgaggtgaccgtccttgatgaaaatgcgtgtgcccaagaatgcaaccgattccggagagtagtccatggtgagtctgatggtgggatggaacttgttgatgtcatcatatcgttgtttcagtgattgttcaccataagtccaaaggaagaaaatgtcatcgatgtatctagtgtacagcttcgactgaaggtcctgtgcagtgaagaggtcttgttcgaacctgtgcatgaagatgttggcatattgaggtgtgaatttggtccccaaggctattccgtgtgtctggataaagaactggttgttgaaggtgaagacattgtggtcaggatgaagtggatgattgtaaaattgcatctggagattggcagttgttggcgttgagtactgaggcagttgcaccaatgccatcgtcgtgggggatgctggtgtagagtgccgagacatccattgtgatgaggagtgctcctggttcaactgctccatgtgtgctgtttctgaaggaagtccgtagtgtcacgacagaagctggggttctttgtacaatgggtttcaggatgccctcgacgtagccggagagtttctcgc from Mustelus asterias unplaced genomic scaffold, sMusAst1.hap1.1 HAP1_SCAFFOLD_47, whole genome shotgun sequence includes:
- the LOC144483185 gene encoding uncharacterized protein LOC144483185 — protein: MEKPWKCADCGKRYKVPSQLEAHWRSHTGERPFICSQCGKGFALLATLQKHQRVHTGERQFTCSQCGKEFTQLSNLQIHQRVHTGERPFTCSQCGKGFSQLSSLQTHQRVHTGERPFICTQCGKGFTRLSNMWRHQRVHTGERPFTCSQCGKRFSDSSSLRRHQRVHTGEKPCTCCQCGKWFSDSSSLRTHQRVHTGEKPFTCSQCGEGFSHLSSLHIHQRVHTGERPFTCSVCGEGFTSPSELEAHRRSHTGERPFTCSQCGKGFALLATLQKHQRVHTGERPFTCSQCGKGFSQFSNLRTHQRVHTGERPFTCSQCGDGFRASSSLWTHQRVHTAERPFTCSQCGKGFTLSSSLLIHQRVHTGERPFTCSQCGKEFTRSSSLRRHQRVHTRERAFTCSQCGDGFRASSSLRTHQRVHTGERPFTCTQCGKEFTRSSSLRTHQHVHTGERPFTCSQCGKGFRASSSLLTHQRVHTGERPFTCSQCGKGFTRSSSLWKHRQVHTGERPFTCSQCGKGFRASSSLLTHQRVHTGERPFTCSQCGKGFTQSSHLRRHQRVHTGERPFTCPQCGTGFRASSSLLRTHQRVHTGERPFTCSQCGKGFTRSSSLRIHQRVHTGERPFTCSQCGEGFTQSSHLRRHQQVHTGERPFTYSVWEAVLSCGQTTQEME